A region from the Benincasa hispida cultivar B227 chromosome 8, ASM972705v1, whole genome shotgun sequence genome encodes:
- the LOC120082604 gene encoding uncharacterized protein LOC120082604, with protein MDGNGRGGCCIARYVGPSHDMSKVDRIMLRFRPIAPKPAVSSGSGSTDSTPEKSEVTGRTGRGKKRSGRDTGSKRCNNRRKKSVTNDGVLGGSVVTTLPLLPETPDCVKREGRNAPVWLSFDGVKEDRTAVSAVAVAVPQAVRMVASSVTVERVAEVTWGEGEELGCTDEERRMNLVKDTCPVFISDGGGKVTWTNEAYREMVGGTAGDAVRVWLVMKETVEEWWPAFTCRVKVQYRTRWGKETSSLTAPCDAWRMDGGGFAWRLDVKAALSLGFCR; from the coding sequence ATGGACGGTAACGGAAGAGGTGGTTGCTGCATCGCTCGATATGTTGGCCCTTCACACGACATGTCGAAAGTCGACCGTATAATGCTTAGGTTTCGCCCCATTGCTCCTAAGCCAGCGGTTTCTTCCGGATCTGGCTCTACGGATTCCACGCCGGAGAAATCCGAGGTGACTGGAAGAACCggtagagggaagaagagaAGCGGGAGGGATACCGGAAGTAAGCGGTGCAATAATAGGAGGAAGAAGAGTGTGACAAACGACGGCGTTTTGGGTGGTTCTGTGGTGACGACGTTGCCGCTTTTACCGGAGACGCCGGATTGTGTcaagagagaaggaagaaaCGCGCCGGTTTGGTTGAGTTTCGACGGGGTGAAAGAGGATCGGACGGCGGTGTCGGCGGTGGCGGTGGCGGTGCCGCAGGCGGTGAGGATGGTGGCGTCGTCGGTGACGGTGGAGCGCGTGGCGGAGGTCACATGGGGGGAAGGGGAGGAGTTGGGGTGTACGGATGAGGAGAGGAGGATGAATCTAGTGAAGGACACGTGTCCTGTGTTTATATCGGACGGCGGAGGGAAGGTGACGTGGACGAACGAAGCGTATCGGGAAATGGTGGGAGGTACCGCAGGGGATGCGGTAAGGGTTTGGTTGGTGATGAAGGAGACGGTGGAGGAGTGGTGGCCGGCCTTCACTTGTAGAGTTAAGGTTCAGTATCGAACCCGGTGGGGGAAAGAGACGAGCTCGTTAACGGCGCCGTGTGATGCTTGGAGGATGGACGGTGGTGGGTTTGCTTGGAGGCTTGATGTCAAGGCGGCGCTCAGTCTCGGCTTCTGTCGATGA